The sequence TTCTTTGAGATGTAGTAAAACCTTCATTAATAGTATTGGTAGGATCCATTTCATCATACACCATAAGCTCATGCATATAGTAAGATGCTATTACGGTATTATACCCACCTGCACTTAATGGAGCAGTTTGCGTACACATATTTGTTGCTTCACCCGATGTTTCAAAAGGGTTATCATCAATTGTTTCACCCGAAGCACCTGGTTTCAACACATCAGAATAAGCTACCTCAAAGACTGACTCAGCATTGTATTCGTTTTCATCAGAGAAATTATCACCAATATTTGCTACTAAACTGTAAACTCTACTATCAATTACTTCTTTAAAATAAGTAGCGGCTTTTGTATAATCCTTGTCATATAATGCCACTTTACCTAATAGAGAAGTAGCTGCTCCCCATGTTACACGACCAATGTTTCCGTTTCCACCCCACTCTAAAGGAAGGTGTTTTTTAGCAAACTCTAAATCTGGTATAATTACTTCACTTGTAACAGTTGCTTTATCAGAAATGTCTTTATTTAACTGATCTGGATCAGTAACAATATCTAAATGCACTACTGCACCATTGTAAGAATTTACAAGTTCGAAGTAGAAGAATGCTCTTAAAAACTTAGCTTGAGCCTCAATTTCAGTTTTCTCATCAGCAGTTAAATTAGCATCTTCATTTGCTAAGTTTACAATTACTTGATTAGCTCTGAAAATACCCACATATGCTTCGTTCCATTTATTTTGAACATGCTCTGAAGCATCATTCACCGTTAATTCTGAGAATGGATATTGAGGGTACCAGTTTTCTGTACCTGCCATATCTGCTCTTACCATTTCGTAACTTATTTTAGCTCCACTTAAAGAACTAAATTGTAAAGCACCATAAACAGTATTTAAAGCTTTATTAAAATCCTCGTTAGATTTCCAGAAACTTGCTGGTGTAATACTGTTAGGATTTTCTTGAGTTAAGAATTTATCTTCGCTACAGCCGATCATTACCACAGCAGAGATCAATCCTAATATTAAATTATTAATCTTTTTCATATAAAAAATCTTTTGTAGTTTCTAGAAGTTTAATTTCACACCGCCTAAGAATCTTCTTGATACTGGATAGTTACCAGCATCAACACCTCTCATGTAAAGACCATCACCACCAACTTCTGGGTCATAACCTTTGTAGTTTGTAAATGTGAAAGGGTTTTGAGCAGTTACATAGAATCTTAATGAATTTATCTTGTCATTAAAAATCTTGTTAGGAATAGTATATCCTAAAGTCATGTTTCTGATTCTCAAATAAGTACCATCTTCTAAGAAGTAATCTGATCTTGCTCTTGTGTTTTCGTGCTCTTGGTTATTTCTTGCTGTTGGAATGTTAGAATCTGCATTCTGAGGAGTCCACATATAAAGTTGGTCTTTATGGCGCGAGTTACCGTAAGCATATAATTGAGAACCGTTGTAAATTTTCGATCCTTGAGAGTAGTACAATTGCATGTAGAAATCAAAACCTTTATAAGATGCATTAATACCCATACCCATGTTGAACTTTGCTTGTCCTGAACCCGAATATACTCTATCGTTATCATCAATTACACCATCACCGTTTTGATCTTTGTACATCATGTCACCAATCAAAGCACTACCGTTCAATTCTTTATAAGCTTCAAGTTGTTCAGAAGTTTTAATTACACCTTGATTCTCTAACAAGAAGAATGCTCCTGCTTCGTACCCTTTAATTAAGAATGTTGTTGGATCTGTTCTTTCACCTCTTGAAGTAACTGGAACACCACCACTTAATGCAAAGCCTTCTAAACCATTTAAGTCTGTAACTTTATTTTGATTTTTGGCAAATGTACCTGTAACACTCCATTGGAACCCATTCTCGTAAGCTTGCTTGTATGATAATGATAATTCAAGACCTTGGTTATACATATCACCTGCATTCACTACAATATTATTGTAAAAATTTACAGCTCTTGTTGCCC is a genomic window of Flammeovirga pectinis containing:
- a CDS encoding RagB/SusD family nutrient uptake outer membrane protein — encoded protein: MKKINNLILGLISAVVMIGCSEDKFLTQENPNSITPASFWKSNEDFNKALNTVYGALQFSSLSGAKISYEMVRADMAGTENWYPQYPFSELTVNDASEHVQNKWNEAYVGIFRANQVIVNLANEDANLTADEKTEIEAQAKFLRAFFYFELVNSYNGAVVHLDIVTDPDQLNKDISDKATVTSEVIIPDLEFAKKHLPLEWGGNGNIGRVTWGAATSLLGKVALYDKDYTKAATYFKEVIDSRVYSLVANIGDNFSDENEYNAESVFEVAYSDVLKPGASGETIDDNPFETSGEATNMCTQTAPLSAGGYNTVIASYYMHELMVYDEMDPTNTINEGFTTSQRMYTSIVPREYDGLYFEELTGEKTGWAYGQSAYIKKFSNWYKKQYEDAQGRSGINWRHIRYADVLLMYAEAVLEGSNDFTTAMTYIDMVRARAGVKTLALYIAENGGTFPALHESVQVTGTPHAQVVPSAETVRTHLRMVERPLELCFEGHRWRDLIRWGITGEVLKKNRQDEEWRLKNFESIQNQPPLFIVERIRPDYAVSSEIYDSEVHDFYPIPTSEKQINTGLTSN